In Halorhabdus tiamatea SARL4B, a genomic segment contains:
- a CDS encoding CPBP family intramembrane glutamic endopeptidase — protein MPNWAAFVGLTGVIVSFVVLLAHLSQRLLDAEPADRRPTVRLQPTGLDPGVAGSRWIRVRPADRSATAEHAVTNPDSPSSMPTLALLANVVLTQGFFGGVLLVGALVFSIPLSAFGVGPEPLSTGVPAVGLGIALGIGLWIGSELAVAVADAAGIGYDQQVRSMLTPTTMGEWVLLLAVVLPIVAASEEFVFRAAAIGVPATGLDASPWALAVVSSLAFGVAHGAQGRAGVVVTGALGLGLASVYIATGSLLVVIVAHYVLNATEFLVHERRSVDSIE, from the coding sequence GTGCCGAACTGGGCCGCCTTCGTCGGCCTCACCGGCGTGATCGTTTCATTCGTTGTCCTGCTCGCGCACCTCTCCCAGCGACTGCTCGACGCGGAGCCGGCTGACCGCCGTCCGACCGTCCGGCTGCAGCCGACGGGACTGGACCCCGGCGTCGCTGGGTCGAGATGGATACGCGTTCGGCCGGCCGATCGCTCGGCGACAGCTGAACATGCCGTGACGAATCCCGACTCCCCGTCGTCTATGCCGACCCTCGCTCTGCTCGCCAACGTCGTGCTCACGCAGGGGTTCTTCGGCGGCGTGCTCCTGGTCGGCGCGCTCGTCTTTTCGATCCCGCTCTCGGCCTTTGGCGTCGGTCCCGAGCCACTCAGTACCGGCGTCCCGGCGGTCGGTCTCGGGATCGCTCTGGGCATCGGGCTCTGGATCGGGAGTGAGCTTGCGGTCGCCGTCGCCGACGCAGCGGGGATCGGCTACGACCAGCAGGTTCGATCGATGCTGACGCCGACGACGATGGGCGAGTGGGTTCTGCTGCTCGCCGTCGTGTTGCCGATCGTCGCCGCGAGTGAGGAGTTCGTCTTCCGGGCGGCTGCCATCGGCGTCCCGGCGACTGGACTCGACGCGTCGCCGTGGGCACTCGCGGTCGTCTCCTCACTCGCCTTCGGCGTGGCTCACGGCGCGCAAGGTCGGGCTGGTGTGGTCGTGACTGGTGCTCTGGGCCTTGGTTTGGCAAGCGTCTACATCGCCACGGGGAGTCTCCTGGTGGTGATCGTCGCCCACTACGTGCTCAACGCGACGGAGTTCCTCGTTCACGAGCGGAGGAGCGTCGATTCGATAGAGTAG
- the lonB gene encoding ATP-dependent protease LonB codes for MSENKDTADDAPPEREEDTVVEDGRTDGSDASTVGSSPDATGVEQPEGQADDTDADESEPEDGVSDLGSDVTLEEEAMPVTGDEDDVLGGLDIESTADIEVPDRLVDQVIGQSHARDIVLKAAKQRRHVMMIGSPGTGKSMLAKAMSQLLPKEDLQDVLVYHNPDDGNEPKVRTVPAGKGEQIVDAHKEEANKRNQMRSFLMWIIIAVVVGYSLFVGNPLLGVLAAGVIYLAFRYGARGSDSMIPNLLINNAEKQTAPFEEATGAHAGALLGDVRHDPFQSGGMETPSHDRVEAGAIHKANKGVLFVDEINTLDIRSQQKLMTAIQEGAFSITGQSERSSGAMVQTEPVPTDFIMVAAGNLDAMENMHPALRDRIKGYGYEVYMDDTIEDDPEMRRKYARFVAQEVEKDGRLPHFTAEGVEEVILEARRRAGRKEHLSLKLRNLGGLVRVAGDIARAADKEFTEREDVLQAKDRSRSIEQQLADNYIERRKDYKMTVNEGSAVGRVNGLAVMGEDSGIVMPVMAEVAPSQGPGEVIATGKLQEIAMEAVQNVSAIIKKFSDEDISEKDIHIQFVQSYEGVEGDSASVTVATAVISALENIPVEQNLAMTGSLSVRGDVLPVGGVTHKIEAAAKTGLDTVIIPKANEQDVMIEDEYEDQIEIVPVSHLSEVLEVALAGEPEKDSLVDRLKSITGQALERKVGPTNPSPQ; via the coding sequence ATGAGCGAAAACAAGGATACAGCCGACGATGCGCCGCCCGAGCGCGAGGAGGACACCGTCGTCGAAGACGGCCGGACGGACGGGTCCGACGCGTCGACGGTCGGCTCTTCGCCCGACGCGACGGGAGTCGAGCAACCGGAGGGTCAGGCCGACGATACCGACGCCGACGAGTCGGAGCCGGAAGACGGCGTGTCCGATCTCGGTAGCGACGTCACCCTCGAAGAGGAAGCGATGCCCGTTACCGGCGACGAGGACGACGTGCTGGGCGGACTGGACATCGAATCGACGGCGGACATCGAGGTGCCCGATCGGTTGGTCGATCAGGTCATCGGACAGAGTCACGCCCGTGACATCGTCCTGAAGGCGGCCAAACAGCGTCGCCACGTCATGATGATCGGCTCGCCCGGGACCGGCAAGTCCATGCTCGCGAAAGCGATGAGTCAGCTCCTCCCCAAGGAGGACCTCCAGGACGTGCTGGTCTATCACAACCCGGACGACGGCAACGAGCCGAAGGTCCGGACGGTCCCTGCCGGCAAGGGCGAACAGATCGTCGACGCCCACAAGGAGGAAGCCAACAAGCGCAACCAGATGCGGTCGTTCCTGATGTGGATCATCATCGCGGTCGTGGTCGGGTACTCGCTGTTCGTCGGGAACCCGTTGCTCGGCGTGCTCGCCGCGGGCGTCATCTATCTCGCGTTCCGCTACGGTGCACGTGGGAGCGACTCGATGATCCCGAACCTCCTCATCAACAACGCCGAGAAGCAGACCGCGCCCTTCGAGGAGGCGACCGGGGCCCACGCCGGTGCACTGCTCGGCGACGTCCGTCACGACCCCTTCCAGTCGGGCGGCATGGAGACGCCGAGTCACGACCGCGTCGAGGCGGGCGCGATCCACAAGGCCAACAAGGGCGTGCTGTTCGTCGACGAGATCAACACGCTCGACATCCGCTCCCAGCAGAAGCTGATGACCGCGATCCAGGAGGGCGCGTTCTCGATTACCGGCCAGAGCGAGCGGTCCTCCGGCGCGATGGTCCAGACCGAGCCCGTCCCGACGGACTTCATCATGGTCGCGGCAGGCAACTTAGACGCCATGGAGAACATGCACCCGGCCCTGCGCGACCGGATCAAGGGCTACGGGTACGAGGTCTACATGGACGACACCATCGAGGACGACCCCGAGATGCGCCGGAAGTACGCCCGCTTCGTCGCCCAGGAAGTCGAGAAGGACGGCCGCCTCCCGCACTTCACTGCGGAGGGCGTCGAAGAGGTTATCCTGGAAGCGCGCCGTCGGGCCGGCCGCAAAGAGCATCTCTCCCTGAAACTCCGAAATCTCGGTGGACTCGTTCGGGTCGCCGGAGACATCGCCCGCGCCGCGGACAAGGAGTTCACCGAACGCGAGGACGTCCTCCAGGCCAAGGACCGCTCGCGCTCGATCGAACAGCAACTCGCGGACAACTACATCGAGCGCCGCAAGGACTACAAGATGACCGTCAACGAGGGCAGCGCCGTCGGCCGCGTCAACGGCCTGGCCGTCATGGGCGAGGACAGCGGCATCGTCATGCCCGTCATGGCCGAGGTCGCCCCCTCCCAGGGTCCCGGCGAGGTCATCGCGACCGGGAAACTCCAGGAGATCGCGATGGAGGCCGTCCAGAACGTCTCCGCGATCATCAAGAAGTTCTCCGACGAGGACATCTCTGAGAAGGACATCCACATCCAGTTCGTCCAGTCCTACGAGGGCGTCGAGGGTGACTCAGCGTCGGTGACGGTCGCGACGGCCGTCATCTCCGCGCTGGAGAACATCCCCGTCGAGCAGAACCTCGCGATGACCGGTTCGCTGTCGGTCCGCGGCGACGTCCTGCCCGTCGGCGGCGTCACCCACAAGATCGAAGCCGCCGCCAAGACCGGCCTCGATACGGTGATCATCCCGAAGGCCAACGAGCAGGACGTGATGATCGAAGACGAGTACGAGGACCAGATCGAGATCGTCCCCGTTTCGCATCTCTCTGAAGTGCTGGAAGTCGCGCTGGCTGGCGAACCCGAGAAGGACAGTCTGGTCGACCGGCTGAAGTCGATCACCGGCCAGGCCCTCGAACGCAAGGTCGGGCCGACCAACCCCAGCCCGCAGTAG
- a CDS encoding acyl-CoA thioester hydrolase/BAAT C-terminal domain-containing protein has product MFRAYTTTFYYASDCVARLQKLGQKPASGASPLPWPRLRRVNRRPTGLSEPLGRRTPDYKSHEPTSRSSADSVPGVHYDRLQRSLRRTGDLRVTRLDAADFENDYAHHVYSGAGHIITLPYWPYESLSDDRFGGTPTANNRAAITAWPRTLDYFDQGLR; this is encoded by the coding sequence GTGTTCCGGGCGTACACTACGACCTTTTACTACGCGAGCGACTGCGTCGCTCGCTTGCAAAAGCTCGGCCAAAAGCCTGCGTCAGGGGCTTCGCCCCTTCCTTGGCCTCGCCTTCGGCGAGTGAACCGGCGACCTACCGGGCTCTCCGAGCCGCTCGGTCGCCGGACGCCCGATTACAAATCCCATGAGCCTACTAGTAGAAGTTCGGCCGATAGTGTTCCGGGCGTACACTACGACCGTTTGCAGCGCTCGCTCCGTCGTACGGGTGACCTGCGAGTTACCCGGCTGGACGCTGCCGACTTCGAGAACGACTACGCCCACCACGTGTATTCCGGTGCCGGACACATCATCACGCTTCCATACTGGCCGTACGAGTCACTGTCGGACGATCGGTTCGGCGGGACACCGACGGCCAACAACCGTGCCGCGATAACCGCGTGGCCCCGCACCCTCGATTATTTCGACCAGGGATTGCGATGA
- a CDS encoding DUF5785 family protein: protein MDWPHDPDGEAGSEGRRKYGQAIVAKKLDAEDFPVATEAFLAEYGDDPVRIDHEQVVSVADIFEHVEATEFEDFPAFHTAVGEAMREGGYWPLERDHA, encoded by the coding sequence ATGGACTGGCCACACGATCCCGACGGCGAAGCAGGAAGTGAGGGGCGTCGCAAGTACGGGCAGGCGATCGTCGCGAAGAAACTCGACGCCGAGGACTTTCCTGTCGCCACCGAGGCGTTCCTCGCTGAGTACGGCGACGATCCAGTTCGAATCGACCACGAACAGGTCGTCAGCGTCGCTGACATCTTCGAACACGTCGAGGCCACTGAGTTCGAGGACTTCCCCGCGTTCCACACGGCCGTCGGCGAGGCGATGCGCGAGGGGGGCTACTGGCCACTGGAACGCGATCACGCCTGA
- a CDS encoding CBS domain-containing protein: MNESNSVREVMTREFVGVSEADGLAETGRLLRAERADGAVVLRGNDPVGTISVGNVLDQLLDADAHEDDTVSEAMESTVPQIDVDDHVESAADQLLSSSVPLLVVFDGSGDVAGVVTESDLVRSVALSRESTAETENLEPARTEGTAESDAGYSNQGICERCGALTSDLVSFNGQLLCSDCRDV; the protein is encoded by the coding sequence ATGAACGAATCGAACAGTGTGCGGGAGGTGATGACACGCGAGTTCGTCGGTGTCAGTGAAGCTGACGGACTCGCCGAGACTGGTCGCTTGCTGCGAGCGGAGCGCGCCGACGGGGCCGTCGTGCTTCGGGGGAACGACCCGGTCGGAACCATCTCAGTCGGAAACGTGCTCGATCAACTGCTAGATGCCGATGCGCACGAGGACGACACGGTTAGCGAGGCGATGGAGTCGACGGTCCCGCAGATCGACGTCGACGACCACGTCGAATCGGCCGCCGATCAGTTGCTTTCGAGTTCCGTTCCCCTGCTGGTCGTCTTCGATGGGAGTGGCGACGTCGCAGGGGTCGTCACCGAGAGTGATCTCGTGCGCTCGGTCGCGCTCAGCAGGGAATCGACGGCCGAAACCGAGAATCTCGAACCGGCGAGGACCGAAGGAACAGCCGAATCCGACGCCGGGTACTCGAATCAGGGGATCTGTGAGCGCTGCGGCGCGTTGACGAGCGACCTCGTCTCGTTCAACGGCCAGTTGCTCTGTAGTGACTGCCGCGACGTCTAA